One genomic window of Cupriavidus malaysiensis includes the following:
- a CDS encoding response regulator transcription factor, producing MRILLIEDDRQIASGVEAGLSQAGHQVRVVHDGVYATEHLMREQHDLVILDLGLPGIDGMTLLARYRARNRTTPVIILTARDELEDKLSGLNAGADDYLVKPFALPELEARVRVLLRRSQHGEAAPERDVRLGSLRLSGNDRRMFIDGKPLELSPREFAVLELLLQRQGRVVSKAQLQDHLATFAHPAGEGGDTVGDTAIEVYVHRVRKKLEESDVEIVTVRGFGYLLQIRAGQ from the coding sequence ATGCGTATCCTGCTGATCGAGGACGACCGCCAGATCGCCAGTGGCGTCGAAGCCGGCCTGTCCCAGGCCGGCCACCAGGTGCGCGTGGTGCACGATGGCGTCTATGCCACCGAACACCTGATGCGCGAACAGCATGACCTGGTCATCCTGGACCTGGGCCTGCCCGGCATCGACGGCATGACCCTGCTGGCGCGCTACCGCGCCCGCAACCGCACCACCCCCGTCATCATCCTGACCGCGCGCGACGAGCTGGAAGACAAGCTGTCCGGCCTCAACGCCGGCGCCGACGACTACCTGGTCAAGCCCTTCGCGCTGCCCGAACTGGAAGCGCGCGTGCGCGTGCTGCTGCGCCGCAGCCAGCACGGCGAAGCCGCGCCCGAGCGCGACGTGCGCCTGGGCAGCCTGCGCCTGTCGGGCAACGACCGCCGCATGTTCATCGACGGCAAGCCGCTGGAACTGTCGCCGCGCGAGTTCGCCGTGCTGGAACTGCTGCTGCAGCGCCAGGGGCGCGTGGTCAGCAAGGCACAGCTGCAGGACCACCTGGCCACCTTCGCCCATCCCGCCGGCGAAGGCGGCGATACGGTGGGCGACACCGCCATCGAAGTCTATGTGCACCGCGTGCGCAAGAAGCTCGAGGAAAGCGACGTGGAGATCGTCACCGTGCGCGGCTTCGGCTACCTGCTGCAGATCCGCGCGGGCCAGTAA
- a CDS encoding 2-dehydropantoate 2-reductase yields the protein MSGVCIVGAGAVGGFIGARLAKSGQAVQVLARGHTLEALRKQGLTLIEGGQTAAYAVRAEDDPARLGVQDIVVIAVKAPALPALASGIGPLIGPDTVVVTAMNGVPWWFFARPGPCSGLALASVDPDGAIGRAIPARQVLGCVVHLTASTPAPGTVRHGFGARLILGAAGGGSDARVERVAGLLAAAGFEVEVSSAIQQDIWFKLWGNMTMNPVSVLTGATCDRILDDPLVNRFCLALMEEAGRIGAAIGCPIAQSGEERNRVTRKLGAFKTSMLQDAEAGRPLEIDALVGAVREIGSHVGIATPNVDALLGLVRLHAQVRGLY from the coding sequence ATGAGCGGGGTCTGCATCGTGGGGGCCGGCGCCGTCGGCGGTTTTATCGGCGCCCGTTTGGCCAAGTCCGGGCAGGCCGTCCAGGTGCTGGCACGCGGGCACACGCTGGAGGCCTTGCGCAAGCAGGGCCTGACCCTGATCGAGGGCGGCCAGACGGCGGCTTACGCCGTTCGCGCCGAGGACGATCCGGCCCGGCTGGGCGTGCAGGACATCGTCGTGATCGCGGTCAAGGCGCCCGCCTTGCCGGCGCTGGCGAGCGGCATCGGCCCGCTGATCGGGCCCGATACCGTGGTGGTGACGGCGATGAATGGCGTGCCGTGGTGGTTCTTTGCCCGTCCTGGCCCCTGCTCTGGCCTTGCGCTGGCTTCGGTGGATCCCGATGGCGCGATCGGCCGGGCCATTCCCGCGCGGCAGGTGCTCGGCTGCGTGGTGCACCTGACCGCTTCCACGCCGGCGCCCGGCACGGTGCGGCACGGTTTCGGCGCGCGCCTGATCCTGGGGGCTGCCGGCGGGGGGAGCGACGCGCGCGTCGAGCGGGTGGCGGGACTGCTGGCGGCGGCAGGCTTCGAGGTCGAGGTATCCTCTGCCATCCAGCAGGACATCTGGTTCAAGCTGTGGGGCAATATGACCATGAACCCGGTGTCGGTGCTGACCGGGGCCACCTGTGACCGCATTCTCGACGACCCATTGGTCAATCGTTTCTGCCTGGCGCTGATGGAAGAAGCCGGCCGCATCGGCGCGGCCATCGGCTGTCCCATCGCGCAGAGCGGCGAAGAGCGCAACCGGGTCACGCGCAAGCTGGGGGCCTTCAAGACCTCGATGCTGCAGGATGCCGAGGCCGGCAGGCCGCTGGAAATCGATGCGCTGGTCGGCGCGGTGCGCGAGATCGGCAGCCACGTCGGCATCGCCACGCCCAATGTGGATGCCCTGCTCGGCCTGGTGCGCCTGCATGCGCAGGTGCGGGGCTTGTACTGA
- a CDS encoding sensor histidine kinase gives MWLRSRPGPSAPAEGSAPAARPASSQSLRVHLLRELATPLFALVLTSGSLSYWLAAHYTTQVFDRALYGVANNIAQQIRIAGPRLEQDIPMIAQTLVEAEGSDRIYWRIHGPDGLIGGMDTWLGYGTGQTTLHDARLFYAWFSGRQVRAVRLPVNLPSAAADEFATSVQGKPPRGPIVVEVAELLDRREAAANEILLSVSVPLILLLLVGSLILSHVLKEELVPLQLLTDKLNRQTARSLAALDETQVPAEVEPLIRALNALLSRLRDALDAQRKFIADAAHQLRTPLTAVKLHADRAMSADSLEVARHALRELQISSDRAVRLSNQLLSLARAEPGLSLERLGPVEYFDLAEMAFETGAEWVPQALARHIDLGFETLPGPTFTGTAPSVVRGNRLLMREALSNLLDNAVKYVPPGGRITVRAGGETLGHRGMAVVMIEDDGPGIAPARREEVFKRFFRGDHGPATTTPGAAPGGAGLGLAIVHEIVTLHQGTIRIEDVPAAETDGTPAMRFVIRVPCEAPGTA, from the coding sequence ATGTGGCTGCGTTCCAGGCCAGGTCCCAGCGCCCCCGCCGAAGGGAGCGCGCCAGCGGCCCGGCCGGCCTCCTCGCAAAGCCTGCGGGTCCACCTGCTGCGCGAGCTGGCCACGCCGCTGTTCGCCCTGGTGCTGACCAGCGGCTCGCTCTCCTACTGGCTGGCCGCCCACTACACCACCCAGGTGTTCGACCGCGCGCTCTACGGCGTGGCCAACAATATCGCCCAGCAGATCCGCATCGCCGGCCCGCGGCTCGAGCAGGACATCCCCATGATCGCCCAGACGCTGGTCGAGGCCGAAGGCAGCGACCGCATCTACTGGCGCATCCACGGCCCCGACGGACTGATCGGCGGCATGGACACCTGGCTGGGCTACGGCACCGGCCAGACCACGCTGCACGATGCCCGGCTGTTCTATGCCTGGTTCAGCGGCCGTCAGGTGCGCGCGGTGCGCCTGCCGGTCAACCTGCCCAGCGCCGCCGCCGACGAGTTCGCCACCAGCGTGCAGGGCAAGCCGCCGCGCGGGCCCATCGTGGTGGAGGTGGCCGAGCTGCTGGACCGGCGCGAGGCGGCCGCCAACGAGATCCTGCTGTCGGTGTCGGTGCCGCTGATCCTGCTGCTGCTGGTGGGCAGCCTGATCCTGTCGCACGTGCTCAAGGAAGAGCTGGTGCCGCTGCAGCTGCTGACCGACAAGCTCAACCGGCAGACCGCGCGCTCGCTGGCGGCGCTGGACGAAACCCAGGTGCCGGCCGAGGTCGAGCCGCTGATCCGCGCCCTCAACGCGCTGCTGTCGCGGCTGCGCGACGCGCTCGATGCGCAGCGCAAGTTCATCGCCGATGCGGCGCACCAGTTGCGCACACCGCTGACCGCGGTCAAGCTGCACGCCGACCGCGCCATGTCGGCCGACAGCCTGGAGGTAGCGCGCCATGCGCTGCGTGAACTGCAGATCTCCTCGGACCGCGCGGTGCGCCTGTCCAACCAGCTGCTGTCCCTGGCGCGCGCCGAGCCGGGCCTGTCGCTGGAGCGGCTCGGTCCGGTCGAGTACTTCGACCTGGCCGAGATGGCCTTCGAAACCGGCGCCGAATGGGTGCCGCAGGCCCTGGCACGCCATATCGACCTGGGCTTCGAGACCCTGCCCGGCCCGACCTTCACCGGCACCGCGCCCTCGGTGGTGCGCGGCAATCGCCTGCTGATGCGCGAAGCGCTCAGCAACCTGCTCGACAACGCGGTCAAGTATGTGCCGCCGGGCGGGCGCATCACAGTGCGCGCCGGCGGCGAGACCCTGGGCCACCGCGGCATGGCGGTGGTGATGATCGAAGACGACGGTCCGGGCATCGCGCCGGCGCGGCGCGAAGAAGTGTTCAAGCGCTTCTTCCGCGGCGACCATGGCCCGGCCACGACCACGCCAGGCGCAGCGCCGGGCGGTGCCGGCCTGGGCCTGGCCATCGTCCACGAAATCGTGACGCTACATCAGGGCACCATCCGCATCGAAGACGTGCCTGCGGCCGAGACCGACGGCACGCCGGCGATGCGTTTCGTCATCCGCGTGCCCTGCGAAGCCCCCGGCACGGCCTGA
- a CDS encoding carbohydrate porin yields the protein MQAQGSGASQASADAATPAGVAAGASAAPAVAAGSDAVAQPAPQPGPQPAQEAAQAADAASAAVAPAPPPPPPPPPVVLFPKRLGEFLPERPLPPPPPPAATVAVDPAAAATDPAAAGSPDRPAAASTAATTAPETDGAPVPAVAAGVPTAQDAAQAAAAGTGEVDTAPPVLRSQIPEQDPAEESVWRLSYSGRAAIEDGIATLHACAGGSLSTGIGHGLACKSTGQVNVKEALFSLDGGAQVEVVAKAKGTDVTTINGRPVAVDPYQLLPQIYTAVSGLSVLDGATMWAGRREESPFLMSSGLLPPNSPAMRFGVDNARFGDIGLNYQYTTRNDIGGQSLPSYHSVRTGPIATNEQGSVQLGFTHVEAQPLVQATGGAWWASAMHEQKGVLAGTNRLGLQFGEGARTAMTGYSGMGPALSRVRMAESLEWKRADGLGLAGSVESSLQFDRSPVGLLQWTATRVRPAYVASDRFKLAFEVAHDQISSGFGVAGQRTALTIAPTLTLGKGAGNANLRAFYTYSRATDVDGIAFTAPADAWTSQNSGSVFGIQLNRSW from the coding sequence TTGCAGGCGCAAGGCAGCGGGGCATCGCAGGCGTCCGCCGATGCGGCCACGCCTGCTGGCGTAGCAGCCGGGGCGTCTGCTGCGCCAGCTGTCGCTGCCGGCAGCGATGCCGTCGCACAGCCCGCGCCACAACCCGGGCCGCAGCCCGCGCAGGAAGCCGCCCAAGCGGCGGATGCAGCGAGTGCCGCGGTGGCTCCGGCTCCGCCACCGCCGCCACCGCCGCCGCCGGTGGTGCTGTTCCCGAAGCGCCTTGGTGAATTCCTGCCTGAGCGTCCGCTCCCCCCGCCGCCGCCCCCCGCTGCGACCGTGGCGGTCGATCCTGCCGCCGCCGCAACGGATCCGGCCGCTGCCGGGTCGCCGGACCGGCCGGCCGCGGCCTCCACGGCTGCCACAACTGCGCCCGAGACCGATGGCGCTCCGGTTCCCGCCGTGGCCGCCGGCGTCCCCACCGCACAGGACGCGGCGCAGGCTGCGGCCGCCGGCACCGGCGAAGTGGACACCGCTCCCCCGGTCCTGCGCTCGCAGATCCCGGAGCAGGATCCCGCCGAGGAGTCGGTCTGGCGCTTGAGCTACAGCGGGCGGGCCGCCATCGAGGATGGCATCGCGACCCTGCACGCATGCGCCGGCGGTTCGCTGTCCACCGGCATCGGCCACGGCCTGGCCTGCAAGAGCACGGGCCAGGTCAACGTGAAGGAAGCGCTGTTCTCGCTCGACGGCGGTGCGCAGGTCGAGGTGGTCGCCAAGGCCAAGGGTACCGACGTGACGACCATCAACGGGCGTCCCGTCGCCGTCGACCCCTATCAGTTGCTGCCGCAGATCTATACCGCGGTCAGCGGCCTTTCCGTGCTGGACGGCGCCACCATGTGGGCTGGGCGGCGCGAGGAGTCGCCGTTCCTGATGTCGTCCGGCCTGCTGCCGCCGAACTCCCCGGCCATGCGTTTCGGCGTCGACAATGCGCGCTTCGGCGATATCGGCCTCAACTACCAGTACACGACGCGCAACGATATCGGCGGGCAGAGCCTGCCCAGCTACCACTCGGTGCGGACCGGGCCGATTGCCACCAACGAGCAGGGTTCGGTCCAGCTCGGCTTCACCCACGTCGAAGCGCAGCCGCTGGTACAGGCGACCGGCGGCGCCTGGTGGGCCTCGGCCATGCACGAACAGAAGGGCGTGCTGGCCGGCACCAACCGCCTGGGCCTGCAGTTCGGCGAAGGCGCGCGTACCGCCATGACCGGCTACAGCGGCATGGGGCCCGCGCTGTCGCGCGTGCGCATGGCGGAATCGCTCGAATGGAAGCGTGCCGACGGCCTCGGCCTGGCGGGCTCGGTGGAGTCCAGCCTGCAGTTCGACCGCTCGCCGGTCGGCCTGCTGCAATGGACCGCTACGCGGGTGCGGCCCGCCTACGTGGCCAGCGATCGCTTCAAGCTCGCCTTCGAGGTGGCGCACGACCAGATCTCGTCGGGCTTCGGCGTGGCCGGGCAACGCACCGCGCTGACCATTGCCCCCACACTGACGCTGGGCAAGGGGGCCGGCAATGCCAACCTGCGCGCCTTCTATACCTACAGCCGCGCGACCGATGTCGACGGCATCGCCTTCACCGCGCCGGCCGATGCCTGGACCTCGCAGAACTCGGGATCGGTATTCGGCATCCAGCTCAATCGGAGCTGGTAA
- a CDS encoding TRAP transporter substrate-binding protein encodes MERRSFLLKASAAAAAGALAACGKEEKPAATNAPAAPAVVGSNPAVEWRLASSFPKSLDTIFGGAETLSTRVKELTDGKFNIKVFAAGEIVPGLQVLDAVQNNTVQIGHTAGYYYFGKNPTLCFDTTIPFGLTARQQNAWMLQGNGMKLMREFFKDYNVVNFLGGNTNAQMGGWFRKEIKTVADLQGLKYRVAGFAGVVLQRLGVVPQQIAGGDIYPALEKGTIDAAEWVGPYDDEKLGFYKVAPYYYYPGWWEGSAQLSFYASASEYEKLPALYKRALETATFEAHTNMMAKYDTVNPQALARLLENGVKLRPFSKEIMEACFKATQEAYADECAKNASFKKIYDDWRVFRNNEAAWFNVAEQAFAQFSYARKL; translated from the coding sequence ATGGAACGTCGTTCCTTCCTGTTGAAAGCTTCGGCCGCCGCGGCCGCCGGCGCACTGGCCGCCTGCGGCAAGGAAGAGAAGCCCGCCGCCACCAATGCGCCCGCGGCGCCGGCAGTGGTCGGCAGCAACCCTGCCGTGGAATGGCGCCTGGCCTCGAGCTTCCCGAAGTCGCTGGACACCATCTTCGGCGGTGCCGAGACGCTGTCGACACGGGTCAAGGAACTGACCGACGGCAAGTTCAACATCAAGGTCTTCGCCGCGGGCGAGATCGTGCCAGGCCTGCAGGTGCTGGACGCCGTGCAGAACAACACGGTGCAGATCGGCCACACCGCCGGCTACTACTACTTCGGCAAGAACCCGACGCTGTGCTTCGACACCACCATTCCCTTCGGCCTGACCGCGCGCCAGCAGAACGCCTGGATGCTGCAGGGCAACGGCATGAAGCTGATGCGCGAGTTCTTCAAGGACTACAACGTGGTCAACTTCCTGGGCGGCAACACCAATGCCCAGATGGGCGGCTGGTTCCGCAAGGAAATCAAGACCGTGGCCGACCTGCAGGGCCTGAAGTACCGCGTGGCGGGCTTCGCCGGCGTGGTGCTGCAGCGCCTGGGCGTGGTGCCGCAGCAGATCGCAGGCGGCGACATCTACCCGGCACTGGAGAAAGGCACCATCGATGCGGCCGAGTGGGTCGGCCCCTACGATGACGAGAAGCTGGGCTTCTACAAGGTCGCGCCTTACTACTACTATCCGGGCTGGTGGGAGGGCAGCGCGCAGCTGTCCTTCTACGCCTCGGCGTCCGAATACGAGAAGCTGCCGGCGCTGTACAAGCGCGCGCTGGAAACAGCCACCTTCGAGGCGCACACCAACATGATGGCCAAGTACGACACCGTGAACCCGCAAGCGCTGGCCCGCCTGCTGGAGAACGGTGTGAAGCTGCGCCCCTTCTCCAAGGAGATCATGGAGGCCTGCTTCAAGGCGACGCAGGAAGCCTATGCCGACGAATGCGCCAAGAACGCCTCGTTCAAGAAGATCTACGACGACTGGCGCGTGTTCCGCAACAACGAAGCCGCCTGGTTCAATGTAGCCGAGCAGGCCTTCGCCCAGTTCAGCTACGCGCGCAAGCTGTAA
- the rarD gene encoding EamA family transporter RarD, which yields MQIGILYALLAYLLWGLLPLYIKTLQGIAPLEILLHRMVWSLVFLALVLSWRRNWAWLGAALGRPRVLAVFAISALLLCGNWFTYIWSVDAGRVVDASLGYFINPLVSVLLGVLFLHERLRPGQWASIGLAAAGVGWLTISAGQLPWIALVLAGTFGGYGLLRKMAPLGALEGLSLETLLLFPLAGLALWYLFQHGQAGFAGAGTGMQALLVLAGPITAVPLLLFAAGARRIPLSLLGLLQYTGPTLQLLLGVWLWHEPFPPAKQVGFGMIWLSLALYAAEGFWMARRSMPRKIHATNQAVETQSE from the coding sequence ATGCAAATCGGCATTCTCTACGCACTCCTGGCCTACCTGCTCTGGGGCCTGCTTCCGCTCTACATCAAGACCCTGCAGGGCATCGCTCCCCTGGAAATCCTGCTGCACCGGATGGTGTGGTCATTGGTCTTCCTCGCCCTGGTGCTCAGCTGGCGGCGCAACTGGGCCTGGCTGGGCGCGGCGCTGGGGCGGCCGCGCGTGCTCGCGGTGTTCGCGATCAGCGCGCTGCTGCTGTGCGGCAACTGGTTCACCTACATCTGGTCCGTCGACGCCGGACGCGTGGTCGACGCCAGCCTGGGCTATTTCATCAATCCGCTGGTCAGCGTGTTGCTGGGCGTGCTCTTCCTGCACGAACGGCTGCGTCCGGGCCAGTGGGCTTCGATCGGCCTGGCTGCGGCAGGGGTGGGCTGGCTGACGATCAGCGCCGGCCAGTTGCCCTGGATCGCATTGGTGCTGGCGGGCACCTTCGGAGGCTACGGCCTGCTGCGCAAGATGGCTCCGCTGGGCGCACTGGAAGGCCTGTCGCTCGAAACCCTGCTGCTGTTCCCGCTGGCCGGGCTGGCGCTGTGGTACCTGTTCCAGCACGGCCAGGCCGGCTTCGCCGGTGCCGGGACCGGCATGCAGGCGCTGCTGGTGCTGGCCGGCCCGATCACGGCCGTGCCGCTGCTGCTGTTCGCCGCCGGCGCGCGGCGCATCCCGCTGTCGCTGCTGGGCCTGCTGCAGTACACCGGCCCGACGCTGCAGCTGCTGCTGGGCGTCTGGCTGTGGCATGAACCGTTCCCGCCCGCGAAGCAGGTCGGCTTCGGCATGATCTGGCTCTCGCTGGCACTGTATGCGGCCGAGGGCTTCTGGATGGCGCGTCGCTCCATGCCCCGAAAGATCCATGCCACGAATCAAGCAGTGGAAACCCAGTCGGAATAA
- a CDS encoding class II aldolase/adducin family protein — MPASCHPLEWEARVKLAACYRIFDRLGWTELIYNHITLRLPAEASCGADGGAHFLINPFGLRYAEVKASNLVKVDLAGKVVGDSRWPVNPAGFTVHAAIHAGIAGAHCVMHTHTTAGMAVACSAAGLSMSNFYAAQLFDKVAYHPFEGITVHEDEGPRLVRHIGDKPAVILRNHGLLAWGDTLARTFSTLWLLNRACEIQLATLSMGAALPVSEDIRRKCTRDSLQFDPRFGAGEDVFAALTREIDAIDSSYKE, encoded by the coding sequence ATGCCTGCATCGTGCCATCCGCTCGAGTGGGAAGCCCGCGTCAAGCTGGCCGCCTGCTATCGCATCTTCGACCGGCTCGGCTGGACCGAGTTGATCTACAACCACATCACGCTGCGCCTGCCCGCCGAGGCCAGCTGCGGCGCTGACGGCGGCGCCCATTTCCTGATCAATCCCTTCGGCCTGCGCTATGCCGAGGTCAAGGCTTCCAACCTGGTCAAGGTCGACCTGGCCGGCAAGGTGGTCGGCGACAGCCGCTGGCCGGTCAATCCGGCAGGCTTCACGGTGCATGCCGCCATCCATGCCGGCATTGCCGGCGCTCACTGCGTGATGCACACGCATACCACCGCCGGCATGGCGGTGGCCTGTTCGGCGGCGGGGCTGTCGATGAGCAACTTCTACGCGGCCCAGCTGTTCGACAAGGTCGCCTACCATCCCTTCGAGGGCATCACCGTCCATGAAGACGAGGGGCCGCGGCTGGTGCGCCATATCGGCGACAAACCGGCGGTGATCCTGCGCAACCACGGCCTGCTGGCCTGGGGCGATACGCTGGCGCGCACCTTCAGCACGCTCTGGCTGCTCAACCGGGCCTGTGAGATCCAGCTCGCCACGCTGTCCATGGGGGCCGCCTTGCCGGTGTCGGAAGACATCCGGCGCAAGTGCACGCGCGATTCCCTGCAGTTCGATCCCCGCTTCGGTGCCGGTGAGGACGTGTTTGCCGCGCTGACCCGGGAAATTGATGCGATTGATTCATCGTACAAGGAATAG
- a CDS encoding aquaporin yields MSTLARRLAAEGLGTALLVAAVVGSGIHARNLAGDNTALALLANSLASGGALVALLLALEPVSGGHLNPAVSLSALVRGALSARDALCYALLQLGGGIAGVMAAHAMFGAPLLAWSTQARTGAPMWWSEFVATFGLIGVAMSTARSRPALVPLVVAAYIMAGYWFTASSAFANPALTLACALTAGFSGIRAADVPAFVLAQLAGALSATLVFDWLCAASARHPAPGTAPGATSSTARHMAARPVTSSD; encoded by the coding sequence GTGAGCACGCTGGCGCGGCGGCTGGCCGCGGAAGGCCTGGGCACAGCGCTGCTGGTCGCGGCCGTGGTCGGCTCGGGCATCCATGCACGCAACCTGGCCGGCGACAACACCGCGCTCGCGCTGCTGGCCAATTCGCTGGCCTCGGGCGGCGCCCTGGTGGCGCTGCTGCTGGCGCTCGAACCGGTGTCGGGCGGCCACCTGAACCCGGCGGTCAGCCTGTCGGCACTGGTGCGCGGCGCCCTCTCTGCGCGTGACGCGCTGTGCTATGCCCTGCTGCAGCTGGGTGGCGGCATCGCCGGCGTGATGGCCGCACACGCCATGTTCGGCGCACCGCTGCTCGCCTGGTCGACGCAGGCACGCACCGGCGCGCCGATGTGGTGGAGCGAGTTCGTCGCCACCTTCGGCCTGATCGGCGTGGCGATGAGCACCGCGCGCAGCCGGCCCGCGCTGGTGCCGCTGGTGGTGGCGGCCTACATCATGGCCGGCTACTGGTTCACGGCATCCAGCGCCTTCGCCAACCCGGCGCTGACGCTGGCATGCGCGCTCACCGCAGGCTTCTCCGGCATCCGCGCGGCCGACGTGCCCGCCTTCGTGCTGGCGCAGCTGGCGGGCGCCCTGAGCGCGACGCTGGTGTTCGACTGGCTGTGCGCCGCGTCGGCGCGCCACCCGGCACCAGGCACGGCACCAGGCGCGACATCAAGCACGGCACGGCACATGGCCGCACGCCCGGTTACCAGCTCCGATTGA
- a CDS encoding HU family DNA-binding protein has translation MTKTELIDAIAAGVDGLTKAKAEQALNVTLSAIMDAVAKGDTLSLIGFGTFSQGERGERMARNPRTGEEIKVEAAKTVKFKAGQKFKDAVNQ, from the coding sequence ATGACGAAAACCGAACTGATCGACGCCATCGCCGCCGGCGTGGACGGGCTCACCAAGGCCAAGGCAGAACAGGCACTGAACGTGACCCTGTCGGCCATCATGGATGCCGTGGCCAAGGGCGATACGCTCAGCCTGATCGGCTTTGGTACGTTCAGCCAGGGCGAGCGCGGTGAGCGCATGGCACGCAACCCGCGCACCGGCGAAGAAATCAAGGTCGAGGCCGCCAAGACCGTGAAGTTCAAGGCCGGCCAGAAGTTCAAGGACGCCGTCAACCAGTGA
- a CDS encoding DUF2272 domain-containing protein: MAIRFLPSLLAQAYSQVSPQAIPQNFPQRAARWLVLSAALAALAACSTEPPAPARPQAIPLPDLERPVTSPGATPRQRIVEIALQEWRRWGGQTVRLGRDDTACVIATPLPAPVIASPASGEGQEEAASADSEAENSRPDEDCPNFPDGTGVEATAQGCTMAQRYWGIVGKQPSCEQVTQPNWAWSAVFISWVLRKAGLDDSQFLTGASHSMYVTDARDHVLPRPAFHVEAVPAMPRPGDLICAARGRDKYLGSPAEIGFGTTPMHCDIVVEVDPAAGLVKAIGGNVQQSVSMELVELGDSGQLDGVTNSHMPWLLVMRNDLR, encoded by the coding sequence ATGGCGATCCGGTTCTTGCCAAGCCTGCTCGCACAGGCTTATTCACAAGTCTCTCCACAGGCGATTCCACAAAATTTTCCACAGCGAGCCGCGCGCTGGCTGGTGCTCTCTGCCGCCCTGGCCGCCCTGGCGGCCTGCAGTACCGAGCCACCTGCTCCGGCCCGCCCGCAGGCCATCCCCTTGCCGGACCTCGAGCGGCCGGTGACCTCGCCCGGGGCCACGCCGCGCCAGCGCATCGTCGAGATCGCGCTGCAGGAGTGGCGGCGCTGGGGCGGCCAGACCGTGCGCCTGGGACGGGACGATACGGCCTGCGTGATCGCCACGCCCCTGCCCGCGCCGGTCATCGCCTCCCCCGCCTCCGGCGAAGGCCAGGAGGAAGCGGCTTCGGCCGACAGCGAGGCCGAGAACAGCCGCCCCGACGAGGATTGCCCGAACTTTCCCGACGGCACCGGCGTGGAGGCGACCGCCCAGGGCTGTACCATGGCCCAGCGCTACTGGGGCATCGTCGGCAAGCAGCCGAGCTGCGAGCAGGTGACCCAGCCGAACTGGGCGTGGTCGGCAGTGTTCATCTCCTGGGTGCTGCGCAAGGCGGGCCTGGACGATAGCCAGTTCCTGACCGGAGCCTCGCACTCGATGTACGTCACCGATGCGCGCGACCATGTACTGCCGCGGCCGGCGTTCCACGTCGAGGCCGTGCCGGCGATGCCACGCCCCGGCGATCTCATCTGTGCCGCGCGCGGGCGCGACAAATACCTCGGCAGCCCGGCGGAGATCGGTTTCGGCACCACGCCCATGCACTGCGACATCGTGGTGGAGGTCGATCCGGCGGCCGGGCTGGTCAAGGCGATCGGTGGCAATGTCCAGCAGTCGGTGTCGATGGAGCTGGTCGAGCTGGGCGATTCCGGCCAGCTGGACGGCGTGACCAACTCGCACATGCCGTGGCTGCTGGTGATGCGCAACGACCTGCGCTGA
- a CDS encoding SET domain-containing protein yields MVDESKPEQQDQQGQQAAQAKGDKPGKARKDARDRIEVRQSGVHGKGVYAIAPIAAGERVIQYKGERISWKEALKRHPHDPEDPNHTFYFSLEGGDVIDAKFGGNRARWINHACEPNCEAREKKGKVHIYALRDLAAGEELFYDYGLVIDARYTKKLKAEYACRCGSPECRGTMLAPKNKK; encoded by the coding sequence ATGGTGGACGAGTCGAAACCGGAACAGCAGGATCAGCAGGGCCAACAGGCGGCGCAGGCCAAGGGGGACAAGCCTGGCAAGGCCCGCAAGGATGCGCGCGACCGCATCGAGGTGCGCCAGTCGGGGGTGCACGGCAAGGGTGTCTACGCGATCGCGCCGATCGCGGCGGGTGAGCGCGTGATCCAGTACAAGGGCGAGCGCATTTCGTGGAAGGAGGCCCTCAAACGCCACCCGCACGATCCCGAGGATCCCAATCACACCTTCTATTTCAGCCTGGAAGGCGGTGACGTGATCGACGCCAAGTTCGGCGGCAATCGCGCGCGCTGGATCAACCACGCCTGCGAGCCCAATTGCGAGGCGCGCGAGAAGAAAGGCAAGGTGCATATCTATGCACTGCGCGACCTGGCGGCGGGCGAGGAGCTGTTCTACGACTACGGCCTGGTGATCGATGCGCGCTACACGAAGAAGCTGAAGGCCGAATACGCCTGCCGCTGCGGCAGCCCCGAGTGCCGGGGCACCATGCTGGCGCCGAAGAACAAGAAGTAA